Genomic segment of Acidobacteriota bacterium:
CAGATCTCCCTTGGACGACCTGGCCTGCCCTGTGAAGTTGGGGCCGTTGCAGCGTTTCTGGTCTCCGATGAATCAGCCTACGTCACCGGTCAGTCTCTCTATGTCGATGGTGGATGGGTAGGAAAATAATGGCAAGCGCAAGACCCGCTGATTCATCTGGGGCTCTGGTGAGCATCTATAGATTCGGGAGCGGAATTGCCTCGGCATGATTTGTAGATGCGGAGCACGAGATCAAGCGCGCGGTACCCATCCTCACCCGAGCACAAGGGCTCTCTGCCCGTGCGACATGCCTCGGCGAAGTCAAGGAACTGCCGCTCGAATGGGACTACTGAGATGGCCATCGGGTCCGATGCTCCTGAAGCGCTCTTCGTCTCCACGGGCGCGGATTCGCCTGCATCATCGTGAACGGCCCACGTCGTGAGCTTGTCGCCGGTGAGGATGGCGGTGCCTTTTGTGCCGTGAATCTCGACGCGCTCCGGGTAGCCTGGCCAGATCGCCGTTGAAGCCTGGATGACGCCGGTTGCGCCGTTCTCATAACGGAGCAGGGCACTGACGACGTCCTCCGACTCGATGCGGTGCAGCGCTCCAAGCTGCCATTCGGCGGAGACTCGCGCGACGGGGCCGATCAGATAGAGGAGCAGATCGACCTGATGGATTCCCTGGTTGATGAGCGCGCCGCCGCCTTCAACCTTCCAACTGCCCTTGATGGGGCGGCTGTAATACTCCGCTGAGCGGTGCCACTTCACGTAAGCGTCGGCTTGCAGGATGCGGCCGAGGCGTCCTTGCTGAATGGCGCGCTTCAAAAAGATTGTCGAGTCGTCGAAGCGGCGCTGGCTGACGACGCCGAGTTGAATGCCGGCGTCCGCCGCAACGGAGATCATCGTCCGCGCGGTTGCCAGGTCGATCGCCATCGGCTTCTGCACGAGGAGGTGTTTGCGGTTTTCTGCGCACAACTCCGCAACGGGGAGGCGGAAGTCGGGGAAGGTGCACAGGTCGACGTAGTCGATCCTGGGATGACGGCACAACTCTTCTACGGTCGCGACGTACTCCGCTCCATGCTCCGCGGCAAAGGCCTGCCCTTTGCTTGCGGTGTGGTTGGTGCAGGCGACGATCTCAAAGCCTATATTTCTATAGGCAAGCGCATGCTTCGCAGAGATAGCGCCGGTTCCAACGATTCCTACGCGCAAGCTGAAGGGCCCTCCGAGGGGGATGGTTAAACTTTGACGCCGATCTTCTGCTCGAGATAGTTTTTGCTGATAACGGCCGACTCCTTCGGCGTTCCCGATTTGTCAGGGACGCGGTCGAGCTCGACGATGGCCCATCCGTTGAACGCGACCTGGTCGAGCGCGGCAAAGACGCCGGGAAGATCGACGCGTCCGCGTCCAAGCTCGACGAACTCGAACGGATACATCGCCTTTGGCGTGTTTGCAGGAATATCGCGAACGTCCTTGAGGTGCATGAACAGAAGCCTGTCATGGTACTTGCGGATCATCTGAACCGGGTCGCCTCCTCCTGCGACTGCGTGCGCGGTATCGAGCTCGAGCTTGACGTACTTCGGGTCGGAGTTCTCAAGGATGATGTCGAGGTTTTCGGGCTTCTGGCTCAGCGTATTGAGGTGGTTGTGATAGCCGAGCGGGATGCCGATATCGGCTGTGCGTTTGCCAAGCTCCGTAAGCAATTTGCCGAGGCGCTTGCACTCGTCGGGGGTGGCGGTGCGCGTGTAGCTGGTGAGTTTGTCCAGTATCTGGAGATAGCGTCCGCCTGAGTCCTTCACGAACTGCGCATGGGCAAGATGCGTTGCAAGCTGGGGGGGCTCGGGACCATCGAGCGAGAGGTCGCCGCTGGAGAGCGCAGTGAAGGTGAGCTTGCGCCGGGCGAGAAGCTCTTTGAGCTCGGCGGGCTTGAATTCGGTGAGGGCATTGGCGCGCAACTGGATGCCTTTGTAGCCGACGGCGGAGATGTCGTCGATCGACTGGCGTATCTCGTTGCCCCAGGTGATGGCGGCATAGCCGAACTGGATGCGGCTCTTGCGGGGGGCCGCGAATGAGGGCAACGATGCAGCGGCGGCAGCAGCGGTAAGGCCTGCCACAAAGGTCCGTCTCGACAGGTTGGGGTTCATCGGTGCGATCTCCTTTGGATTCAACCACGATATCAAAGCTGCGAATGAATTGAGTGCTATGGAGCAGTGGAGGTTGCATGGAGACGCTAATCGCTCAAGACGCCGGTTGAATTCTGACTCTTCGTGACGGATGATCGTATTCGTTGACCGGTGAGCCGAATGGGGCGGCTCTTTCGTCTGATAGCAGATGGAGGTGCAGATGCGCGGTCTCCAGATGGCGGCGATAGTGATGGCGGTTCCGGGAGTGATCCTCGGGGCGGTCCTTGCCCAGGAGGCGTTTCGCGAGTATCCCTCTGTCGAATATGGGCGGAACATTCCGCTTCCTCTGGACTGGCAGAGACCGGGGGAGTGGACGTTTGCACGGTTGATGTTTCCTCCGGGGCCTTTGGATGGATATCGTGGGCGGTTCGATGGCCCGTGGCAGGAAGGGTTGTCGCTGTGGACGCAGGATTATCCACGCGCCGACCGCGCCATGGCCAATGCGGTGCGGCGCTTAACCAGGGTGGATGCGCGCTCGGTGGAACAGGCTGTGAATCCCGACGACGGCGACGAGATCTACAACTGGCCGTGGCTCTATGCGGTGCAGGTGGGAGAGTGGGGGCTTACGGAGAAACAGGCGCAAAAGCTGCGCGACTACCTGCTGCGGGGAGGCTTCTTTATGGCCGACGACTGCCACGGCACCGAGGAGCAGGCCTACTTCGAAAAGACGATGAAGATGGTCTTTCCGGACCGCGAGCTGGTGGATATCCCGAACGACGATCCGATCTTCCATACGGTCTTCAACCTGGACAACCGCTTTCAGATACCGGGGGCGGAGCATCTGCGCACGGGGCATAAGAAGGATGGCTATGTCGCCCATTGGAAGGGAATCTACGACGACAAGGGCCGCATCATGGTGGCTTTCTCGTTGAACTCCGACCTGGGGGACTCGTGGGAGTTTCTGGACGACCCGCGTTACCCGGCGAAGTACTCGGTGCTGGGGACGGAGATCGGGGTGAATTATGTGGTGTATGCGATGACGCACTGAGGTGGCGCCGTGGCAGGTTGTAATCGAGCGATTCGATTTATAGGTGGTTGGATGGCGCCTGTATTTCATCCCACCCTTCGCTACCGCGAAGGATGGGGCACCCGGCTTGCTGTGGAGCAACGTGTGGCGAAAACAAGCAACAGCAAGGACAAATACGGGGATTCTTCGCTTCGCTCAGAATGACGACGTGAGACACGAGATGACGACGTGGGGTGGCACTGGATGATCAGGTGTAGCGGAAGAGGGCTTTGAAGCCGTAGTCCATGTGCTGCTGGATGTGGCAGTGGAAGAGGGAGAGGCCCGGCTGGTCGGCGGTGAAGTCGACGGTCGCTCGTCCGTAGTAGGGGACGACGACGGTGTCCTTAATAATGCCTGCGGTTTTTTTGCCGTTGATCTCGACCAGCTCCCACAGGTGGCGATGCAGGTGCATGGGGTGGGCGTCGTCGGAGCGGTTGCGCATGATGAGCCGGTAGCGGACTCCTCGTTCGAGGACGAACTCACGGTCGTGCGGGTAGGGTTTGCCGTTGACGAGCCACGAGTTGAACTTGCCTGCGCCTCCGGGAAGCTTCTCAAAGACGGTTTCGATGGTTCTTTGGGGCTCGGGCGATTTGATTGCGGGGTTGCCGAAGATGGTGTAGTCCCAGGGTGCTTTGGGTGGGTCGATCCACTGCGGCTGGCGGTGCTGTCCGGCGTACTCGACGACGATGCCGAGGCCGGATTCGCGGACCATCTTTTCGGTTGAGCCGAGTATCCAGACGCCGGGTTGCGTCATCTCGACGACGACGTCGGCGCGTTCGCCGGTGCCGAGGAAGAGTGAATCGACCATCTGCGGCGTGGGTACGGGGTTGCCGTCGAGGGCGATGACCTTCATCCTGTGGCCGGCGAAGGCGATGCGGCGGTTTTCGATGGCGCTGGCGTTGAGGAAGTGGATGAGCAGGTGCTGGCCCTCGCGCACGCGGATCGGTTCGCCCGCGCCGAGGGCCTTGTCGTTGATGGAGTAGGTCATCGATCCGACTTCGAGGCCGTTGGGGTCGGTGTTCAAGGTCGCCGGCTTTTCGGGGGTGGGGCCGTTGTGCGAGTCGTCATCGTCGTCTTCCATGGTGGCGGTGAAGAAGGGCTCCCAGTCGCGCAGGGCGAGGAAGAGCTCCTGGTCGTAGCGGCCGGGGTCGTGGGCGGGTTCGACGTAGACGAAGCCGAACTGGCCGGTGAAGGCGCCCTTGTGGAGGTCGTCCATGGCCATGGCGTGGGAGTGATACCAGCGGCTGCCGGCCGGGCCGGGGGTGAGCTGGTAGCGGTGGCGGCCGTGCGGTGCGACGAGGGGCGAGCCTTCTTCTTCGGTGCCGTCGACCTCGGGCGGGATGAGCATGCCGTGCCAGTGGACGAGCTCGGGGGTGTCGGTGTCGTTGATGACCTCGACGGTGACGGGTTTGCCGTCGCGCATACGCAGGACAGGGCCTGGGGCGGTGCCGTTGTAGCCGATGGTGGAGATGATATGCGAGCGGTCGAGCTCGACGGTGACGGGGGCGATGCGGAGGGTGTAGTCGGCTTTGCCGGCCGCTGTCGGCGCTGGCGACTGGGCGAGCAAGGGGACGCGAGAGATTCCAGACCGGGCGGCGGCAAGAGCGCCAATTTTGAGCAGATCGCGCCGTTTCATCGAGATCACTCCGTCAGGTGGCAGAAAACAAAGTTCATTTGCTACAAAACGATGCCTTGCTACGTCTACTGTCTATTAGACAGGGTAAGCAGGCGTTCCGGTACTCTTCATGTTGCTCCATTGCAGCCGGAGGTTTCGATGAAGCTCTCGCAAGCCGCAGCCGTATCGGTGGTCCTGGCGATCTGCTGCGCTGGATTACGAGGGTATCAGCGGGTTGCCGACTTTGGCTTTGGCAATGACGATTCTCCGACAAATATCAAGGCGGAGTTTTACTGGTCGCGGCTGGCATTTGCGACGAACCTGCAAGGGATGAACAGCTTTGGGGGGCGCGGGTACTGGTGGAGAAATGCGTGGTCGCGCGACTACCCGAAGGCCGACCGCCAGTTCCTGATTGCGATGCACCGGCTGACGCGCATCGACGGACGCCCGATGGAGCAGGTGGTGACGCTCGACTCCGACGAGATCTTCAACTATCCGTGGATTTATGCCGTCCAGGTGCAGATGTGGTCGTTCACCGATAAGGAGGCGCAGAGGCTGCGCGAGTACCTGCTGAAGGGTGGCTTCCTGATGGTGGATGACTTTCATGGGACGGAAGACTGGGAGAACTTCATGAACGGGATGCGGCAGGTGCTTCCGGACCATCCCGTGGAGGACCTGAAGAGCGGCGACGAGATCTTTCATACGCTGTACGACGTTGACGACAAGATGCAGATTCCGGGCGAGCAGTGGATTCGCACCGGGCGCACGTATGAGAAGGACGGCTATCAGCCGAAGTGGCGTGCGATTCGCGACGACAAGGGGCGCATCATGGTGGCGATCTGCCACAACATGCACCTGGGCGACGCGTGGGAGTGGGCAGACGATCCGAACTACCCGGAGCCGTTTGCTTCGATGGCGTTTCGCGTGGGGCTGGATTACATCATCTATGGCATGACGCATTAGATCGTTTTGGCACGGGAAATTTTCGTCCAGGTTTGTGCAGGCATGTTTGAGCTGTTGTTAAAATATCCGGGGCCGGTGTTTAGCAGGGGGCACTTTGTCCTTCTGTCGGCGTGGCCTGCGTGGCTGCTGGTTGTGCTGATTGCGATTGCGGCGGGAGCACTGGCGCTGCTTACGTACCGGCGGATTGCCGATGCGGCGCCGAAGCTGAGGAACTGGCGCGTATGGGTGCTGTGGGCGATGCAGTCTGCGTTTGTGGCGCTGGTGCTGCTGCTGCTATGGCAGCCGGCGATGATGGTGGCGGCGCTGACCTCGCAGCAGAACATTATTGCCGTGGTGGTGGACTCGTCGAAGAGCATGGCGATCGCCGATGAGAACGGAAAGACGCGAGAGGCGGCGGCGATCGATGTGCTTCAGAATGGCGTGTTGGCCGGGATACAGAAACGCTTCCAGACGCGTTTGTATCGCATGGGCGGCGGCCTGACGAAGATCGACGGGCTAGGCGGAGTTCAGCCGACGGATGGCGCGACGAACATCAACGGCGGATTGAAAAAACTGGCGGAGGACACGGCCGACCTGCCCGTGGGGGCCGTGCTGCTGCTGAGCGATGGCAGCCAGAATATGGCTGAGGCTGGAGGGTCGGGAATTGCGCTGGAGACGCTGAGCGCTCTCGGGAACCGGCGGCTGCCGGTGCATACGGTCGGCTTCGGGCGGACGGAGATTGCGCACGATGTGGAGATGGAGGGTGTGAGCGTAGCCGTGAATGCGGTGGTGAACTCGCGCATGCAGGCGGCCCTCAGTTTTGAGCAGCACGGCTACGCGGGGCAGACGGCGAAGGTCACGGTGAGGGACGGAGACAAAACGATTGCGACGCGCGAGGTGAATCTGGCCCCGGATGGCGTGATGCAGACGGAGCCGGTCTTCTTCTCCGCAGGAGAGGCGGGGGCGAGGAGTCTTCAGTTTGCGATTGAGCCGATCGCGGGGGAAGAGAACGCTAGCAACAATGCGATGACGCGCCCTGTGCTGGTGAGCGATGCGAAGCGGAGGATTCTGTACGTCGAGGGCGAACCGCGGTGGGAGTTCAAGTTTATTCGCAGGGCGGAGGATGACGACCCGACGATACAACTGGTCTCGATGCTGCGGACGAGCGAGAACAAGATCTACAGGCAGGGGATCAAAGACCCGAGCGAGCTTGCGGATGGGTTTCCTTCGCGCGCGGAGGACCTGTTTGGGTATGCCGGCATCATTGTGGGGTCGGTGGATGCGGACTACTTTACGCCGCTGCAGCGGGAGCTTCTGCGCGAGTACGCAGACAGGCGCGGAGGAGGCGTGCTGTTCCTGGGTGGACACACGTCTTTGAGCGACGGGGGCTGGGGGGCTTCAAGCGTAAGCGAGATGTTTCCGACGTTCCTGCCGCCGGGGCGCA
This window contains:
- a CDS encoding DUF4159 domain-containing protein translates to MKLSQAAAVSVVLAICCAGLRGYQRVADFGFGNDDSPTNIKAEFYWSRLAFATNLQGMNSFGGRGYWWRNAWSRDYPKADRQFLIAMHRLTRIDGRPMEQVVTLDSDEIFNYPWIYAVQVQMWSFTDKEAQRLREYLLKGGFLMVDDFHGTEDWENFMNGMRQVLPDHPVEDLKSGDEIFHTLYDVDDKMQIPGEQWIRTGRTYEKDGYQPKWRAIRDDKGRIMVAICHNMHLGDAWEWADDPNYPEPFASMAFRVGLDYIIYGMTH
- a CDS encoding TIM barrel protein, with product MNPNLSRRTFVAGLTAAAAAASLPSFAAPRKSRIQFGYAAITWGNEIRQSIDDISAVGYKGIQLRANALTEFKPAELKELLARRKLTFTALSSGDLSLDGPEPPQLATHLAHAQFVKDSGGRYLQILDKLTSYTRTATPDECKRLGKLLTELGKRTADIGIPLGYHNHLNTLSQKPENLDIILENSDPKYVKLELDTAHAVAGGGDPVQMIRKYHDRLLFMHLKDVRDIPANTPKAMYPFEFVELGRGRVDLPGVFAALDQVAFNGWAIVELDRVPDKSGTPKESAVISKNYLEQKIGVKV
- a CDS encoding multicopper oxidase domain-containing protein; this translates as MKRRDLLKIGALAAARSGISRVPLLAQSPAPTAAGKADYTLRIAPVTVELDRSHIISTIGYNGTAPGPVLRMRDGKPVTVEVINDTDTPELVHWHGMLIPPEVDGTEEEGSPLVAPHGRHRYQLTPGPAGSRWYHSHAMAMDDLHKGAFTGQFGFVYVEPAHDPGRYDQELFLALRDWEPFFTATMEDDDDDSHNGPTPEKPATLNTDPNGLEVGSMTYSINDKALGAGEPIRVREGQHLLIHFLNASAIENRRIAFAGHRMKVIALDGNPVPTPQMVDSLFLGTGERADVVVEMTQPGVWILGSTEKMVRESGLGIVVEYAGQHRQPQWIDPPKAPWDYTIFGNPAIKSPEPQRTIETVFEKLPGGAGKFNSWLVNGKPYPHDREFVLERGVRYRLIMRNRSDDAHPMHLHRHLWELVEINGKKTAGIIKDTVVVPYYGRATVDFTADQPGLSLFHCHIQQHMDYGFKALFRYT
- a CDS encoding Gfo/Idh/MocA family oxidoreductase, giving the protein MRVGIVGTGAISAKHALAYRNIGFEIVACTNHTASKGQAFAAEHGAEYVATVEELCRHPRIDYVDLCTFPDFRLPVAELCAENRKHLLVQKPMAIDLATARTMISVAADAGIQLGVVSQRRFDDSTIFLKRAIQQGRLGRILQADAYVKWHRSAEYYSRPIKGSWKVEGGGALINQGIHQVDLLLYLIGPVARVSAEWQLGALHRIESEDVVSALLRYENGATGVIQASTAIWPGYPERVEIHGTKGTAILTGDKLTTWAVHDDAGESAPVETKSASGASDPMAISVVPFERQFLDFAEACRTGREPLCSGEDGYRALDLVLRIYKSCRGNSAPESIDAHQSPR
- a CDS encoding DUF4159 domain-containing protein, giving the protein MRGLQMAAIVMAVPGVILGAVLAQEAFREYPSVEYGRNIPLPLDWQRPGEWTFARLMFPPGPLDGYRGRFDGPWQEGLSLWTQDYPRADRAMANAVRRLTRVDARSVEQAVNPDDGDEIYNWPWLYAVQVGEWGLTEKQAQKLRDYLLRGGFFMADDCHGTEEQAYFEKTMKMVFPDRELVDIPNDDPIFHTVFNLDNRFQIPGAEHLRTGHKKDGYVAHWKGIYDDKGRIMVAFSLNSDLGDSWEFLDDPRYPAKYSVLGTEIGVNYVVYAMTH